A region from the Tachyglossus aculeatus isolate mTacAcu1 chromosome X2, mTacAcu1.pri, whole genome shotgun sequence genome encodes:
- the DAND5 gene encoding DAN domain family member 5, whose amino-acid sequence MLISQLTALLSVLWGTQACSRTSELPPLFMPRQTPPDAPAPIPEEAAFQSPTLTGGSADGAEGLAKGHRQHPPPRSAQVSSAPTRARSSWEAFLGLQSSRVSQGSSSPILREPGKRGLLRKQMPLKWERESAMPLPLTPQDVTKEKCQAIPFTQVVSWPGCKSIKLQNKFCFGHCSSFYIPSATPLSSAQPHLCNSCMPARKRRVPVLLWCQTDGAAFHKQVKVAVSLVEGCRCFTHI is encoded by the exons ATGCTCATCAGCCAGCTCACTGCCCTGCTGAGTGTCCTCTGGGGGACCCAAGCCTGTAGCCGGACCTCGGAGCTGCCCCCTCTGTTTATGCCCCGGCAAACCCCACCAGATGCCCCGGCACCCATCCCAGAAGAGGCCGCCTTCCAGTCCCCTACTTTGACTGGGGGCTCTGCTGATGGGGCTGAGGGGCTCGCCAAGGGGCACCGGCAGCACCCACCTCCCAGAAGTGCTCAGGTGTCCTCTGCTCCCACCAGAGCCCGCAGCAGCTGGGAGGCTTTCCTAGGACTGCAGTCCAGCAGGGTGTCCCAAGGGTCTTCTAGTCCCATCCTGCGAGAGCCTGGCAAGCGTGGGCTTCTGAGAAAGCAGATGCCCCTGAAATGGGAAAGAGAATCTGCCATgcctctgcccctcacccctcAGGATGTCACCAAGGAGAAGTGTCAGGCAATACCCTTCACTCAG GTGGTCTCCTGGCCCGGCTGCAAATCCATAAAACTCCAGAACAAGTTCTGCTTTGGCCACTGCAGTTCCTTCTACATCCCCAGCGCGACTCCCCTCAGCTCAGCCCAGCCCCATCTGTGCAACAGCTGCATGCCCGCCCGGAAACGCCGGGTTCCCGTGCTCCTGTGGTGTCAGACGGACGGCGCTGCTTTCCACAAGCAGGTGAAGGTGGCAGTCTCACTGGTAGAGGGCTGCCGATGCTTCACACACATTTAA